In Blastopirellula sp. J2-11, a single genomic region encodes these proteins:
- a CDS encoding serine/threonine-protein kinase encodes MTIGSSHLPDESCADQQLYLLLDGDETSPQFQRAAEHVESCAVCQHRLTELSGDHDYWEAQRELLTPVADDQPDSGQFYRYRSTETMFAQRRSIDETMVKQMLTAPSHPEMLGRLGRYEVERIIGVGGMGIVLKGFDTELNRPVAIKLLAPHLSRIGAARQRFAREARAAAAVVHEHVVSIHNVESNHANPFLVMQYIPGESLQARVDRGGPLSVSEILRIGVQSASGLAAAHAQGLVHRDVKPANILLENDVDRAYLTDFGLARASDDASLTYTGVVSGTPHYMSPEQADGRALDPRSDLFSLGSVLYFMATGHPPFRAERPMAVLKRTCHDPHRPAWESNAEIPDELSDIIDRLLEKQPERRFATALELQKKLERVLSDLQQGKLRLSRRGKSNRTWWIAVIGLCETALLAGVVYVWMTSAPKQEPPPPMTKDQSVESIQARLQALDGPQQADLDRLQYELITLEVTPFPEADLKEPTNVQE; translated from the coding sequence ATGACGATCGGCTCTTCCCACCTGCCGGATGAATCGTGCGCAGACCAGCAGCTTTATCTACTGCTGGACGGTGACGAAACGTCGCCCCAGTTTCAGCGCGCCGCCGAGCACGTGGAAAGCTGCGCCGTGTGCCAACATCGCCTGACGGAACTCTCCGGCGATCATGACTATTGGGAAGCGCAGCGCGAACTGCTGACGCCGGTCGCCGATGATCAGCCTGACTCAGGGCAGTTCTATCGCTATCGCTCGACTGAAACCATGTTCGCCCAGCGGCGCAGTATCGACGAGACGATGGTCAAACAGATGCTCACCGCGCCGTCGCATCCCGAGATGTTGGGGCGATTGGGCCGGTACGAGGTCGAGCGAATCATCGGCGTCGGCGGCATGGGGATCGTGCTAAAAGGTTTTGATACCGAGCTGAACCGTCCTGTCGCGATCAAACTGCTCGCGCCCCATTTATCGCGGATCGGCGCCGCGCGGCAACGTTTTGCCCGCGAAGCCAGGGCCGCCGCCGCGGTGGTGCATGAGCATGTCGTCTCGATTCATAACGTTGAGTCGAATCACGCGAATCCGTTTTTGGTGATGCAATACATCCCCGGCGAGTCGCTACAGGCTCGCGTCGATCGCGGCGGACCATTAAGCGTCTCCGAAATCTTACGGATCGGCGTGCAGTCGGCATCGGGCCTGGCCGCCGCACATGCGCAAGGCTTGGTTCATCGCGATGTGAAGCCGGCCAATATCTTATTAGAGAATGACGTCGACCGGGCCTATCTAACCGACTTTGGCTTGGCCCGAGCCTCGGACGACGCCAGCCTGACCTATACCGGCGTCGTCTCCGGCACGCCGCATTACATGTCTCCGGAACAAGCGGACGGGCGAGCGCTCGATCCCCGGTCCGACTTGTTCAGTCTCGGCTCGGTCCTCTATTTCATGGCGACCGGCCACCCGCCGTTTCGGGCCGAGCGACCAATGGCGGTGCTCAAACGAACGTGTCACGACCCGCATCGCCCCGCGTGGGAGTCGAACGCCGAGATCCCGGATGAGCTGTCGGACATCATCGATCGGCTGCTGGAAAAACAGCCGGAACGCCGCTTTGCGACGGCGCTGGAACTGCAAAAGAAACTAGAACGCGTACTGTCGGACTTGCAGCAAGGAAAGCTGCGACTGTCGCGCCGCGGCAAGTCCAATCGCACTTGGTGGATCGCCGTGATCGGGTTGTGCGAAACGGCGCTGCTGGCCGGGGTCGTCTATGTCTGGATGACTTCCGCGCCAAAGCAGGAACCGCCGCCGCCGATGACAAAAGACCAAAGCGTCGAATCAATCCAAGCCCGACTGCAAGCGTTGGATGGTCCGCAGCAAGCAGACCTGGATCGGCTGCAGTACGAATTGATCACATTGGAAGTGACCCCTTTCCCGGAAGCTGACTTGAAGGAACCGACAAATGTTCAAGAGTAA
- a CDS encoding histidine phosphatase family protein, translating into MLRVALIRPGCTDYDLQGRIRGVLNVPLSDRGVEQVQHAAHEMADLSIDVVYCGPCQPAQQAAEIIAKIHMAKVKRIDKFRNLDVGLWQGKLITEVKQNQPKVYRQWQENPDGICPPEGEMLADARSRVRSALDKICKKYQNSTKVAAIVTPEPIASVIRCELLHHVIGDLWKAEEGNCGGWELIEIAPQPALR; encoded by the coding sequence ATGTTGCGCGTAGCGCTCATTCGTCCCGGCTGTACCGATTACGACTTACAAGGCCGAATCCGCGGCGTGTTAAACGTTCCGCTGAGCGACCGAGGGGTCGAACAGGTCCAACATGCGGCGCACGAGATGGCCGATCTATCGATCGACGTCGTCTACTGCGGTCCATGTCAACCGGCACAGCAAGCGGCCGAAATTATCGCCAAGATCCACATGGCCAAAGTGAAGCGAATCGATAAGTTTCGCAACTTGGACGTGGGACTCTGGCAAGGCAAACTGATCACTGAGGTCAAACAAAACCAGCCCAAGGTTTATCGTCAGTGGCAAGAGAACCCCGACGGCATTTGTCCGCCAGAGGGCGAGATGCTAGCGGACGCACGGTCCCGCGTTCGGAGTGCTCTCGACAAGATTTGCAAGAAGTATCAAAACTCCACCAAGGTCGCAGCTATCGTAACGCCGGAGCCGATCGCTTCGGTGATTCGCTGCGAATTGCTGCATCATGTGATCGGCGACCTGTGGAAAGCCGAAGAAGGTAATTGCGGTGGTTGGGAACTGATCGAGATCGCCCCGCAGCCTGCTCTTCGTTAG
- a CDS encoding solute:sodium symporter family transporter — protein sequence MDTSITIVSFVFFTALVGVITWWLTRGDQHGTSAGYFLAGRTLTGGYIAGSLMLTNLSTEQLVGLNGAAYKDGICVMAWEVVAALSLVIMALFFLPRYLKSGIATIPEFLETRFNERTRSITSFIFIFAYAGILLPIILYTGATGMIGILDLQNMLGLGDVPTVLGMETDWFLLWVVVWLIGIIGSIYAIFGGLRTVAVSDTLNGFGLLVGGALIVWFGLAAINDKFGFDALSNNPVTAIETLKTANPEKFNSIGGLDSSVPFSTLFTGVLLLNLFYWSTNQQIIQRTFGASSLKEGQKGVLMAGFLKILAPLILVLPGIIAYHLYHETLPMESKDLAYGKLVQQVLPTPLAGFFAAAIMGAILSSFNSALNSTATLFSLGVYQHMIRPSATENEVIRSGKWFGTIIAVTSMTVAPLLAGQDSIFGYLQKMNGLYFIPIFSVVLIGLLTKRVPAIAANIALVVGFIAIALGYFVPTLANLLAGPFREFHFLGVVFASLIVMMLIIGAIKPMNTPYEQQDSGAVDMTSWPLAWPVGIGLIVIVLAIYGYFADFSVLWTAASN from the coding sequence ATGGATACGTCGATCACGATCGTTTCTTTCGTCTTCTTCACCGCGCTGGTCGGCGTCATCACCTGGTGGCTGACCCGCGGCGATCAGCATGGCACGTCGGCCGGTTACTTTTTGGCGGGCCGCACGCTGACCGGCGGATACATCGCCGGCTCGCTGATGCTGACCAACCTGTCGACGGAGCAATTGGTCGGGCTGAACGGCGCGGCATACAAAGATGGCATTTGCGTGATGGCGTGGGAAGTGGTCGCCGCCTTGTCGCTGGTGATTATGGCTCTCTTCTTTTTGCCTCGCTATTTGAAAAGCGGGATCGCGACGATTCCGGAATTTTTAGAGACGCGATTCAACGAAAGAACGCGTTCGATCACGTCGTTTATCTTTATTTTCGCCTACGCGGGCATCCTTTTGCCGATCATCTTATACACGGGCGCGACCGGCATGATTGGGATTCTCGATCTGCAAAACATGCTCGGTCTGGGAGACGTTCCAACCGTCCTGGGAATGGAAACCGATTGGTTCCTGCTGTGGGTTGTCGTGTGGTTGATCGGCATCATCGGTTCGATCTATGCAATCTTCGGAGGACTGCGGACCGTCGCCGTTTCGGACACGCTTAACGGCTTCGGCTTGTTGGTCGGCGGGGCGCTGATCGTTTGGTTCGGCTTGGCGGCGATTAATGACAAATTCGGCTTCGATGCGCTGAGCAACAACCCCGTTACGGCGATCGAAACCTTGAAGACGGCGAACCCCGAAAAATTTAACTCGATCGGCGGTCTCGACAGTTCGGTGCCGTTCTCGACACTCTTTACCGGCGTGCTGCTGCTCAACTTGTTTTATTGGAGCACCAATCAGCAGATCATTCAGCGGACGTTTGGCGCATCGAGCCTGAAAGAAGGGCAAAAGGGAGTGCTGATGGCCGGATTTTTGAAGATCCTGGCTCCGCTCATCTTGGTGCTGCCTGGCATTATCGCGTATCACCTGTATCACGAAACGCTGCCGATGGAGTCCAAAGACCTGGCCTACGGCAAGCTGGTGCAGCAGGTGCTGCCGACTCCGCTGGCCGGCTTTTTCGCTGCGGCGATTATGGGGGCGATTCTCAGCTCGTTCAACTCAGCGCTCAACAGCACGGCGACCCTGTTCAGCTTGGGAGTCTATCAGCACATGATCCGTCCGAGTGCGACCGAGAACGAAGTGATCCGCTCGGGCAAGTGGTTCGGCACGATCATCGCCGTCACGTCGATGACGGTCGCGCCGCTACTGGCGGGACAGGACAGCATCTTCGGCTATCTGCAAAAGATGAATGGGCTCTATTTCATCCCGATTTTCTCGGTCGTTCTGATCGGCCTGTTGACCAAGCGGGTGCCGGCGATTGCGGCGAATATCGCGTTGGTGGTCGGGTTCATTGCGATCGCACTTGGCTACTTTGTGCCGACGTTGGCCAACTTGTTGGCAGGGCCATTTCGCGAATTTCACTTCCTAGGGGTGGTCTTCGCGTCGTTGATCGTGATGATGTTAATCATCGGAGCGATCAAGCCGATGAACACGCCGTACGAACAACAGGATAGCGGCGCGGTCGACATGACCAGCTGGCCACTCGCGTGGCCGGTAGGGATTGGCTTGATCGTCATCGTGCTGGCGATTTACGGTTACTTCGCCGATTTTAGCGTGCTTTGGACTGCAGCGAGTAACTAA
- a CDS encoding C-terminal binding protein translates to MPKYKALLTDFAWKDLEIEHQTLDKADVELIVATHTDENSLATLAAEHQVDAILTNWANVTAKVIAASPNLKIVARLGIGLDNIDVAYCTQQKIPVTNIPDYCVIEVAEHTLALLLACARKIAMYHHETQSGTYDLQAGPLMRRVSGQTLGIVGLGQIGVLLAQRALALGMKVIATSRSGKTMPDVETVDLERVLSESDYISLLIPATAETRHMFGAEEFQKMKPTAYLINTARGALVDEEALAAALEANQLAGAALDVQDPEPCDLTKPPMNDPRVIVTPHAAFVSVESLENLRGRATKQVVDLLEGRTPENVRNPEVL, encoded by the coding sequence ATGCCAAAATACAAAGCGCTGCTAACCGACTTTGCCTGGAAAGATCTGGAGATCGAGCACCAGACGCTCGACAAGGCCGACGTCGAATTGATCGTCGCCACGCATACCGACGAGAACTCGCTCGCGACGCTCGCCGCCGAACATCAGGTCGACGCGATCCTGACCAACTGGGCCAACGTCACCGCCAAAGTGATCGCCGCTTCCCCCAATTTGAAGATCGTCGCGCGGTTGGGAATCGGACTCGATAACATTGACGTCGCTTACTGCACGCAGCAGAAAATCCCGGTCACCAATATACCGGACTACTGCGTGATCGAAGTTGCCGAACATACGCTCGCCCTGCTGTTGGCGTGTGCCCGGAAGATTGCGATGTACCACCACGAAACGCAAAGCGGCACGTACGATCTGCAAGCGGGACCGCTGATGCGGCGCGTCAGCGGACAAACGCTCGGCATCGTCGGTCTGGGGCAAATCGGCGTCCTGCTGGCCCAGCGAGCGCTGGCTCTCGGCATGAAAGTGATCGCGACCAGTCGCAGCGGCAAAACGATGCCCGACGTCGAGACGGTCGATCTAGAACGCGTGCTGAGTGAGTCGGATTACATCTCACTGCTAATCCCGGCAACCGCCGAAACGCGACACATGTTTGGCGCCGAAGAATTTCAGAAGATGAAGCCGACCGCCTATCTGATCAACACCGCCCGCGGGGCGCTGGTCGACGAGGAGGCGCTCGCCGCCGCACTGGAAGCGAACCAACTCGCCGGCGCCGCGCTCGATGTGCAAGATCCGGAACCGTGCGATCTCACCAAGCCGCCGATGAATGACCCCCGCGTGATCGTCACGCCGCACGCCGCATTCGTCTCGGTCGAATCGCTAGAAAACCTTCGCGGTCGCGCGACCAAGCAGGTAGTCGATCTGCTGGAAGGACGCACGCCGGAGAATGTACGGAATCCGGAAGTGCTCTAG
- a CDS encoding RNA polymerase sigma factor has protein sequence MPSHPDTRETLIRRLPDAADVEAWDAFVEIYEPLLFRLARSKGFQQADAEDFVQEVLAAVAKAVGRWVENEDRGTFRAWLFRIAQNLAINFMTRPKHQRLGSGDSQIAGLLAEHPDPHRESTQLFSLEYRRELFRWAAEQVRLKVSERQWRLFWKTSVENQPIAQVAAEFNMSVGSVYIARSRITKRIREIIQTLEEQAR, from the coding sequence TTGCCATCGCATCCAGATACGCGCGAAACGCTGATCCGTCGGTTGCCGGATGCCGCCGATGTGGAAGCATGGGACGCATTTGTCGAGATTTATGAGCCGCTCCTGTTTCGATTGGCTCGCAGCAAAGGCTTTCAACAGGCTGACGCCGAGGATTTTGTCCAGGAAGTACTGGCCGCAGTCGCCAAAGCGGTCGGTCGCTGGGTCGAAAACGAAGATCGTGGAACCTTCCGGGCCTGGCTGTTTCGGATCGCTCAAAATCTGGCGATTAACTTTATGACGCGCCCCAAACATCAACGACTCGGATCAGGCGACAGTCAAATCGCCGGCTTGCTGGCCGAGCATCCCGATCCCCACCGAGAGTCGACGCAGCTGTTCTCGCTCGAATATCGCCGCGAACTGTTTCGTTGGGCGGCCGAACAAGTTCGCCTGAAAGTAAGCGAGCGGCAGTGGCGACTCTTTTGGAAAACCAGCGTCGAAAACCAGCCGATCGCCCAGGTCGCCGCCGAGTTCAACATGAGCGTCGGCAGCGTTTACATCGCGCGGAGCCGGATCACCAAACGGATCCGCGAAATCATTCAAACCCTTGAGGAGCAAGCTCGATGA
- the rpe gene encoding ribulose-phosphate 3-epimerase gives MSRRDHLAQLREAAPVILPSLLLCDFANLEREVERLLAAGVKALHLDVMDGIFVPNISYGMPIVAAFRKLTDLPLDVHLMIEKPQDYIRQFHEAGADVMTIHAEAVDDVASILREIKSLGAGAGVAINPDTPLETIVDALPEADLALMMSVNAGFGGQKFNPVALDKIREVRRLAPDLLIEIDGGVNLDTIGRCTEAGADLLVVGSAIFGKPDYVTAVRELNSAAVAAS, from the coding sequence ATGTCACGTCGTGATCACCTTGCTCAGCTTCGTGAAGCTGCGCCTGTTATTTTGCCATCGCTGCTGTTGTGCGACTTCGCCAACTTGGAGCGTGAGGTGGAGCGTTTGCTAGCTGCCGGCGTGAAAGCACTGCATCTGGATGTGATGGACGGCATATTTGTCCCAAACATCAGCTACGGGATGCCGATTGTCGCCGCGTTCCGAAAATTGACCGATCTGCCGCTCGACGTCCATTTGATGATCGAGAAGCCGCAGGACTACATCCGACAATTCCATGAAGCGGGCGCCGACGTGATGACGATTCACGCGGAAGCTGTCGATGACGTCGCTAGCATCTTGCGTGAGATCAAATCGCTAGGCGCCGGCGCCGGCGTGGCGATTAACCCCGACACTCCGCTTGAGACGATTGTGGACGCGCTTCCCGAGGCGGACCTCGCTTTGATGATGAGCGTCAACGCCGGTTTTGGCGGACAGAAGTTCAACCCAGTCGCCCTCGACAAAATTCGAGAAGTACGCCGGTTAGCGCCGGACCTACTGATTGAGATCGACGGCGGCGTCAATTTGGATACTATTGGGCGCTGCACGGAAGCGGGCGCAGACTTGTTAGTCGTTGGGTCGGCCATTTTCGGCAAACCTGACTACGTCACGGCTGTCCGCGAGCTGAACTCGGCCGCGGTCGCCGCCTCCTGA
- a CDS encoding peptidylprolyl isomerase, with protein sequence MTFQIWPSHIVQLAVVFGLLIFADTLGRSGHSEGGIDEETGYMDPRFESMDRPPGVEIEAFVNNAPIYDVDVERSAAKAFGAASKGDLDLPFGLKSSVLNRLIDRELALQYVESTDFRPSSSEINREISRVKKELEARGKSLDAYLAENHTDMRMLRRRIAWNIAWPRYADASLTDDNLRRYFELHRRDFDGTQRKLSQILLTTNDTEPSQVVERQRDIAARLRVQIKRGEFAFEKAARSYSNAPSSEQGGLVGWIGRHNQLPEEIHNAAFDAPLGEVAGPIQTSFGIHLICVTEEKLGETPWEEVKHEVREAAERYLFSYTADRGRSQADVKYRNSYEYPEEYRDYMSPYPEPRHMAPSSTMGHSGGM encoded by the coding sequence ATGACATTCCAAATCTGGCCGAGTCACATCGTACAACTGGCAGTCGTATTCGGTTTGCTGATCTTTGCCGATACGCTCGGACGATCCGGGCATTCCGAAGGGGGAATCGACGAAGAGACCGGGTACATGGACCCACGATTCGAATCGATGGATCGTCCTCCCGGCGTCGAAATCGAAGCATTCGTCAATAACGCTCCCATTTATGACGTGGATGTCGAACGCTCTGCCGCGAAAGCATTTGGCGCGGCCAGCAAAGGGGACCTGGATTTGCCGTTTGGGCTGAAGTCATCCGTTCTCAATCGCCTGATCGATCGCGAGTTGGCGCTGCAGTACGTCGAATCGACCGACTTCCGCCCTTCGAGTTCGGAGATCAATCGAGAGATCAGTCGCGTGAAGAAAGAACTAGAAGCTCGCGGCAAGTCGCTCGACGCCTATTTGGCGGAAAACCATACCGACATGCGCATGTTGCGGCGACGGATCGCCTGGAATATCGCCTGGCCGCGGTATGCAGACGCCAGCCTGACCGACGACAACCTGCGTCGCTATTTTGAGCTGCATCGTCGTGACTTTGACGGCACCCAACGCAAGCTCTCGCAGATCTTGCTCACGACCAACGACACGGAACCAAGCCAAGTGGTGGAACGCCAGCGTGACATCGCCGCGCGTCTGCGTGTTCAGATCAAACGGGGCGAATTCGCGTTTGAGAAAGCAGCACGCAGCTATTCCAATGCGCCTTCCAGCGAGCAGGGTGGATTGGTCGGTTGGATCGGTCGTCACAACCAACTTCCCGAAGAGATACATAACGCCGCGTTCGACGCGCCACTGGGCGAAGTGGCCGGGCCAATCCAAACTTCGTTCGGTATCCACCTGATCTGCGTGACGGAAGAAAAGCTGGGCGAGACCCCGTGGGAAGAGGTCAAGCATGAAGTCCGCGAAGCGGCGGAACGATACTTGTTCTCCTATACCGCCGATCGAGGACGTTCTCAGGCGGATGTGAAATACCGAAACTCTTACGAGTATCCCGAAGAATACAGGGACTACATGTCGCCCTATCCCGAACCGCGCCATATGGCGCCCTCTTCCACGATGGGCCATAGCGGCGGCATGTAA
- a CDS encoding DUF1570 domain-containing protein encodes MKKLLPHKWLLMLLALFACGAAANSAQAQAWTLRLDLDGQEVVGTSLFNSPEKVLVLGVDGQIWEFAPHEAENFAKVADGFTPWSQSQVRGELLREFGNQMEVTGTGHYLVVHPPGQRDQWANRFEELHRSFQGYFTSRGFRVAPAQFPLVAVVFPTFAEYAKHAAKLGVRVSPGMVGFYSSRTNRVLMYDVSAGRTEDNFWEENAATMVHEATHQTAFNAGIHSRTAEQPKWIVEGLATMFEAPGVWNSSVYRRASDRINRGRLDWFQDYASKSRAAGSLKALIETDRVFARRPDIAYSESWALCFYLVETDPRRFSQYLTTIAARPAGSAYPAAQRIADFEAVFGSDWNMLEARFLRYIQALK; translated from the coding sequence ATGAAAAAACTTCTCCCCCATAAGTGGCTGTTGATGCTTTTGGCGCTCTTTGCCTGCGGCGCGGCGGCAAACTCGGCTCAAGCCCAAGCATGGACCCTCCGGCTCGATCTGGACGGCCAGGAAGTGGTGGGGACCTCTTTATTCAACTCGCCCGAGAAGGTCCTGGTATTGGGCGTGGATGGCCAAATCTGGGAATTCGCACCCCATGAGGCCGAAAACTTCGCCAAAGTCGCCGACGGGTTCACTCCTTGGAGCCAATCGCAGGTCCGAGGAGAGCTGCTCCGCGAGTTCGGCAACCAAATGGAAGTCACCGGCACCGGGCATTATCTGGTGGTTCACCCCCCCGGTCAGCGAGATCAGTGGGCCAATCGCTTTGAAGAACTCCACCGCTCGTTCCAGGGATATTTCACCAGCCGCGGCTTTCGGGTCGCTCCGGCCCAGTTTCCCTTGGTCGCGGTCGTCTTCCCTACTTTCGCCGAATACGCCAAACATGCGGCCAAGCTAGGCGTCCGCGTTTCGCCGGGAATGGTCGGCTTTTATTCGTCACGCACTAATCGCGTGTTGATGTACGACGTTTCAGCAGGCCGCACCGAAGACAACTTCTGGGAAGAGAACGCAGCGACCATGGTTCATGAGGCGACGCATCAAACGGCGTTTAACGCCGGCATCCACAGTCGAACCGCCGAGCAACCCAAGTGGATCGTCGAAGGGCTGGCGACCATGTTTGAAGCGCCCGGCGTGTGGAACTCGTCGGTTTATCGTCGCGCCAGTGATCGGATCAATCGGGGCCGTCTCGATTGGTTCCAGGATTACGCGTCGAAATCGCGCGCCGCCGGATCACTGAAAGCGTTGATCGAAACGGATCGGGTCTTCGCTCGGCGTCCCGATATCGCCTACAGCGAATCTTGGGCGCTTTGCTTTTATCTGGTCGAGACCGATCCGCGCCGCTTCTCTCAATATCTGACGACCATCGCCGCGCGACCTGCCGGCTCCGCTTATCCGGCGGCGCAGCGAATCGCCGATTTTGAAGCGGTCTTCGGCAGCGATTGGAACATGCTCGAGGCGCGGTTCTTGCGTTATATCCAAGCCCTGAAGTAA
- the accD gene encoding acetyl-CoA carboxylase, carboxyltransferase subunit beta, which translates to MSSTTPEFAAAAAAAEGVKRAKRGVPEGLWQRCPGCQAVIFRKQAEELLSVCPECEHHWYVSATDRIEQVLDSGTFEEWDGELMPTDPLQFADKKAYADRLVAEQKRTGLRDAALTGCGMIRARRVAIGVTDSAFIMGSMGSVVGERLARLIERAADQNLPLIVISGSGGGARMHEGILSLMQMAKVTAALARYHEMGGLFISVLTNPTMGGVAASFASLGDLIFAEPKALIGFAGPRTIKATIRIELPDGFQTSEFLLEHGFVDRIVSRARLKSEIARAIDYCGK; encoded by the coding sequence ATGTCGTCGACTACGCCTGAGTTCGCTGCCGCAGCGGCCGCCGCCGAAGGGGTCAAACGAGCCAAACGCGGAGTGCCCGAAGGACTGTGGCAACGCTGTCCCGGTTGCCAGGCGGTGATCTTCCGCAAACAAGCGGAAGAACTGCTTTCGGTATGTCCCGAATGCGAGCATCACTGGTACGTCTCGGCCACCGATCGGATCGAGCAAGTTCTCGACAGCGGCACCTTCGAGGAGTGGGACGGCGAGCTGATGCCGACCGACCCCCTGCAATTCGCCGACAAAAAGGCATACGCGGATCGTCTGGTCGCCGAGCAAAAGCGGACCGGACTGCGTGACGCCGCGCTGACCGGCTGCGGCATGATTCGCGCTCGCCGCGTCGCGATCGGCGTGACCGACTCGGCCTTTATCATGGGGAGCATGGGCTCGGTCGTCGGCGAACGCTTGGCGCGATTGATCGAACGGGCCGCCGACCAGAACCTGCCGCTGATCGTGATCAGCGGCTCAGGCGGTGGAGCTCGCATGCACGAAGGGATTCTCTCCCTGATGCAGATGGCCAAAGTCACCGCCGCGCTGGCCCGCTATCACGAAATGGGAGGACTGTTTATCTCGGTCCTGACCAACCCGACCATGGGCGGCGTCGCCGCCAGCTTTGCATCGCTGGGCGATTTGATCTTCGCCGAACCCAAAGCGCTGATCGGCTTCGCCGGCCCGCGCACCATCAAAGCGACCATCCGGATCGAACTGCCCGACGGCTTTCAGACCAGCGAGTTTTTGCTGGAACATGGCTTCGTCGATCGCATCGTCTCACGTGCCCGACTAAAAAGCGAAATCGCCCGCGCGATCGACTACTGCGGCAAGTAG
- a CDS encoding cupin domain-containing protein: protein MDIYNLDEVPAFTTKDGSEIRELLSHRNSAIRLQSLAEARIPIGRQTIAHYHKRTEEIYYITQGTAEMKIDGEVRNVTVGDAIAIPPGATHQITNIGAVELRLLCCCAPPYEDHDTILME, encoded by the coding sequence ATGGATATCTACAACCTAGACGAGGTTCCGGCCTTTACGACGAAAGATGGCTCCGAGATTCGCGAGCTGCTGTCGCATCGCAACTCGGCGATTCGACTGCAGAGTCTGGCGGAGGCCCGAATCCCCATCGGTCGCCAGACGATCGCGCATTATCACAAACGGACTGAAGAGATCTACTACATCACTCAGGGGACCGCCGAGATGAAAATCGACGGCGAAGTCCGTAACGTGACGGTCGGCGACGCGATCGCGATTCCGCCTGGCGCGACGCATCAGATCACCAACATCGGCGCGGTCGAGCTACGATTGCTCTGCTGCTGTGCGCCGCCCTACGAAGATCATGATACGATCCTAATGGAATAG
- a CDS encoding DUF1559 domain-containing protein — protein MQKQRAGFTLVELLVVIAIIGVLIALLLPAVQQAREAARRMTCTNQQKQIGLAMHNYHDTFGSFPPAAVWLGTGDAPETAREDDWGATWALMLLPFLEQTNLHDLYDFGVVARNTTNNQVTRQRPDAFLCPSHPAVTTFLTQDFNGFAKVNYAVSQGGCLLYEADDFTNNARKGAFNVNGQYGAKFRDMTDGTSNSIILSEIMILNHGGDDRGAWGFAAGPTFTGRSFSSSPEMIITPNTKQRMDASSYSGNETDQAVFGQNSDPDRHWNGGVAARSFHPGGVIMCLGDASCRFVAETIDQTTYANALAIADGNVTTLP, from the coding sequence ATGCAAAAACAACGAGCTGGGTTCACCCTGGTGGAGTTGCTGGTAGTAATTGCCATCATCGGCGTCTTGATTGCCTTGCTGCTGCCGGCTGTTCAACAAGCCCGCGAAGCGGCTCGTCGCATGACTTGCACCAATCAGCAAAAGCAGATCGGTCTGGCGATGCACAACTATCACGATACGTTCGGCTCGTTCCCGCCGGCTGCGGTTTGGCTAGGAACTGGGGACGCGCCCGAAACTGCGCGTGAAGATGACTGGGGAGCAACTTGGGCTTTGATGCTCTTGCCGTTCCTGGAGCAAACGAACTTGCATGACCTATATGATTTTGGAGTTGTGGCTCGTAATACCACCAATAACCAAGTCACTCGGCAACGTCCCGATGCGTTTCTGTGTCCTAGTCATCCCGCGGTCACGACGTTTCTGACGCAAGATTTTAATGGTTTCGCCAAGGTGAACTATGCGGTCAGCCAGGGTGGTTGCCTATTGTACGAAGCGGATGACTTCACCAACAATGCACGCAAAGGCGCGTTCAACGTGAATGGTCAATATGGCGCCAAGTTTCGTGACATGACCGATGGCACGTCGAACTCGATAATTCTTAGCGAGATCATGATTCTGAACCATGGCGGCGATGATCGCGGCGCGTGGGGTTTTGCCGCTGGTCCAACTTTCACGGGTCGCAGTTTTTCCAGTTCGCCCGAGATGATCATCACGCCGAATACCAAGCAGCGAATGGATGCGAGCAGCTACTCGGGGAATGAGACCGATCAAGCGGTCTTCGGCCAAAATTCTGATCCCGATAGGCACTGGAACGGCGGAGTCGCCGCTCGTAGCTTTCATCCCGGTGGCGTGATCATGTGTTTGGGCGATGCGAGTTGCCGCTTTGTCGCCGAAACGATCGATCAGACGACCTACGCCAACGCGCTGGCGATCGCCGATGGCAACGTCACCACGCTGCCGTAG